One stretch of Paenibacillus sp. FSL R5-0341 DNA includes these proteins:
- a CDS encoding DUF1801 domain-containing protein: MTKNVEVTAFIEQIQIPWQVEVAGQLRQLVHDTIPDVQERVQYKKPHFLKNGKYAAVISPSKQAVSFTIFHATGLDLPDGIFEGPEERKTIKLKEKDTPDYEWLAGLLKQASADL; the protein is encoded by the coding sequence ATGACCAAGAATGTAGAAGTCACTGCGTTTATTGAACAGATTCAGATCCCCTGGCAAGTAGAAGTCGCTGGACAACTGCGTCAGTTGGTGCATGATACCATCCCTGACGTGCAGGAACGCGTGCAATACAAGAAACCTCATTTTTTGAAAAACGGAAAGTACGCTGCGGTCATCTCGCCATCCAAACAGGCCGTGTCTTTCACCATCTTCCATGCAACCGGACTTGATCTACCCGATGGAATATTCGAAGGCCCGGAAGAGCGTAAAACGATCAAGCTCAAGGAAAAAGATACGCCGGACTATGAATGGTTGGCTGGTTTGTTAAAGCAGGCATCTGCGGACTTG